The following coding sequences lie in one Candidatus Nitrospira allomarina genomic window:
- a CDS encoding NAD(P)H-hydrate dehydratase codes for MWVVTAEQMQTLDRRTIQETRVPGLTLMERAGTGAMSHLIEAYGSPKGKKVVILCGKGNNGGDGLVVARLMAKKGAKLKVVLMAPLKALSPDAKIMYRRLSKIIRPSLLTVNPSEESLHSLTQDADILVDALLGTGLSSAVRPPYSSAIGAMNASQAFTLAIDIPSGLDSNTGAILGAAVQADLTVTFGCPKLGLYLGSAIDKVGSIQIVDIGIPQEFVVDLDPQVHLLSQKMIRPLIPLRLLSSHKGTFGHAGIVGGSQGKTGAPAMAGLGALRVGAGLATVATPQSISPILESKLLEVMTEPMPESSQHLLGMEAYPGLLDFAATKSALAFGPGLGTSPETTEVLRHLLPQLEAPCVLDADALNGLAQHSQIFSALKRPPILTPHPGEMARLLGSSSKRVNEDRIGISRRFAMKHQVILVLKGARTVIAEPQGQVAICPTGNPGMASAGMGDVLTGIITGLLAQGLSGWDAARAGVYLHGLAGDLAAATIGEAGMIAGDVLTTIPHALTHTRSHS; via the coding sequence GGCGCACGATTCAAGAAACCAGGGTTCCCGGCCTAACCTTAATGGAGCGGGCGGGAACCGGTGCGATGAGCCACCTTATCGAAGCCTATGGTTCCCCTAAAGGCAAAAAGGTCGTCATTCTCTGTGGCAAGGGCAATAATGGTGGGGATGGTTTGGTTGTTGCCAGACTCATGGCAAAAAAGGGGGCAAAGCTGAAGGTAGTCTTGATGGCTCCACTCAAGGCACTCAGTCCCGATGCAAAGATTATGTATCGACGACTTAGCAAAATCATCAGACCATCTCTGTTAACCGTCAATCCCTCGGAGGAATCCCTGCATTCCCTCACCCAGGACGCGGATATTCTGGTCGATGCGCTCCTTGGTACGGGCCTTTCTTCTGCAGTTCGCCCACCTTACTCCTCCGCCATCGGAGCCATGAATGCCTCGCAGGCCTTTACCCTGGCCATAGATATTCCGTCCGGCTTGGATAGCAACACCGGAGCCATCCTGGGAGCCGCTGTTCAGGCCGATCTCACCGTGACGTTCGGATGCCCGAAACTCGGCCTGTATCTTGGTTCGGCCATCGACAAAGTTGGTAGCATCCAAATCGTCGATATTGGGATTCCCCAGGAATTTGTGGTAGATCTGGACCCCCAGGTTCATCTTCTGTCACAAAAGATGATTCGCCCCCTTATTCCTCTTCGCCTCCTGTCCTCACACAAGGGGACCTTTGGACATGCAGGAATTGTTGGTGGTTCACAGGGGAAAACAGGGGCTCCGGCTATGGCTGGACTAGGGGCACTTCGTGTTGGAGCCGGCCTGGCAACCGTGGCTACTCCTCAAAGCATTTCCCCCATTTTGGAGTCAAAACTCCTGGAGGTGATGACTGAGCCCATGCCGGAATCGTCCCAACACCTCCTGGGAATGGAAGCCTATCCAGGCCTGCTTGATTTCGCCGCTACAAAATCGGCTCTGGCTTTCGGACCAGGTCTGGGGACCTCCCCTGAAACAACAGAGGTCTTGCGCCATCTCCTCCCTCAACTGGAGGCCCCCTGCGTTCTCGATGCCGATGCCCTCAACGGCTTAGCCCAACATTCCCAAATATTTTCAGCCTTGAAACGACCCCCAATTCTGACCCCACATCCTGGAGAGATGGCCAGGCTTCTTGGATCCTCCTCCAAAAGGGTCAATGAGGATCGCATCGGCATAAGCAGACGGTTTGCCATGAAACATCAGGTGATCTTGGTACTAAAAGGCGCTCGAACGGTCATCGCCGAACCCCAGGGACAGGTGGCTATTTGTCCGACAGGAAATCCCGGAATGGCTTCAGCCGGAATGGGAGATGTTCTAACCGGAATCATTACCGGTTTATTAGCTCAGGGATTGAGCGGTTGGGATGCGGCCCGGGCCGGCGTCTATCTGCATGGATTGGCAGGCGATCTGGCTGCCGCCACCATCGGTGAAGCAGGAATGATCGCGGGGGATGTGTTGACCACTATTCCTCATGCATTGACCCATACCCGATCTCATTCGTAG
- the tsaE gene encoding tRNA (adenosine(37)-N6)-threonylcarbamoyltransferase complex ATPase subunit type 1 TsaE, producing the protein MNLNPSHPTPDQTPDGNALQLRMASAQETIRFGERLGQQLTGGDVLALTGDLGAGKTVLTCGIACGLGIPMDQVSSPTFTLIQEYQGPIPLIHVDLYRLEGPSDISTLGLEEYFTPNTIVLIEWAERFPQILPSDHMAICLEYGEEENIRLVTLSGTGPKTIRKVANIHGNLSNPH; encoded by the coding sequence ATGAATCTGAATCCCTCTCACCCCACACCTGATCAGACCCCAGATGGGAACGCACTTCAACTACGGATGGCATCTGCCCAGGAAACCATCCGATTCGGTGAACGGTTAGGGCAACAGTTAACAGGAGGAGACGTGCTGGCTCTTACGGGTGACTTAGGAGCAGGAAAAACCGTTCTTACCTGTGGTATCGCCTGTGGGCTAGGAATTCCCATGGATCAAGTCAGCAGTCCCACGTTTACCCTTATTCAAGAATATCAAGGGCCTATTCCGCTTATTCATGTGGATTTATATCGTCTTGAGGGGCCATCCGATATATCCACATTAGGTTTAGAGGAATATTTTACTCCAAACACCATTGTCCTGATTGAATGGGCGGAACGGTTCCCTCAGATATTACCTTCCGACCATATGGCCATTTGCTTGGAATACGGAGAGGAAGAAAACATCCGCCTCGTAACCCTGTCTGGAACCGGACCCAAAACTATCCGCAAAGTAGCCAACATACACGGAAATTTGTCAAACCCACATTGA
- the mutS gene encoding DNA mismatch repair protein MutS: MKDQELSPLMRQFQDVKAQHPDAIVFFRVGDFYEMFFEDAEEASKLLGIVLTARGKAKGEAIPLCGVPYHTSTGYIAKLLKAGKIVALCEQVEDPKLAKGLVRREVVRVYTPGTLYDHELLPAGEANFLSALCYTPLSISGNTTLANRFGLASLDLSTGEFWISESWMKHSLQSVVDELVRLEPKEVIFPSGIQEAMTSAFQSLPIARIVPRDATTFGLEESKTILTRIFQVDRIEDLQLHGLHSGLQAAGGLLHYLADTQPTLVHAHIRRPWIRLLEHEMQLDQTTLRNLEVLKPVSEQRQSPTLLTTLDKTKTPMGTRLLREWIVRPLTQVPAIQLRQEAVKELVLHLGIRMTIREHLKTVQDLERLNSRIVLEVANPRDLLNLHRSLENLLVLQQLLSSLTSPMLQTIHEAWDPLQDVSSWIGDTIISNPPLSAKEGGIIQAGVNAELDELRVLAKEGTRLLAEMETRERNRTGIDSLKVKFNQVFGYYIEVTKANLSRVPADYHRKQTLVNAERFTTSELQDLEGRLSSADQKMKNLEGQLFGEIRRRVASATIRIQGMAQQLARLDVLTGLAEAAAVNRYHQPTVHEGGTIQITDGRHPVIEHLQQTEGFIPNDTILDLDTNRLLLITGPNMAGKSTYLRQVALIVLMAQMGSFVPAESARIGIVDRIFTRVGAADDLSAGQSTFMVEMSETARILDTATSRSLLLLDEVGRGTSTYDGLSIAWALAEYILDRGQLGARTLFATHYHEMTQLEALREGIRNYTVLVQEKGQDVLFLRKIVQGKADRSYGIQVAKLAGIPKPVLDRAKNILAQLEQDTSSANVSICEESLDSTHLEHLSPKPHVILDEVKQMDLFSMTPLEALNRLADFKARLNAGDI; encoded by the coding sequence ATGAAAGACCAAGAACTCTCCCCGCTCATGCGCCAATTTCAGGATGTAAAGGCTCAACATCCTGATGCCATTGTATTTTTTCGTGTCGGGGATTTTTATGAAATGTTTTTTGAGGACGCCGAAGAAGCCTCGAAGCTCCTTGGCATCGTATTAACAGCACGAGGCAAGGCCAAAGGGGAAGCCATCCCTCTTTGCGGAGTCCCCTATCACACCTCAACCGGCTATATCGCAAAGCTCTTAAAGGCTGGAAAAATAGTGGCCTTATGCGAACAAGTCGAGGACCCCAAGCTTGCCAAAGGTCTCGTCCGTCGTGAAGTCGTACGGGTCTATACCCCTGGAACCTTATACGATCATGAGTTGCTTCCGGCAGGAGAGGCAAATTTTCTGTCAGCGCTGTGTTATACCCCGTTATCCATATCGGGGAATACCACTTTAGCCAATCGCTTCGGACTGGCCTCCCTAGACCTCTCAACCGGGGAATTTTGGATCTCGGAGTCCTGGATGAAGCATTCGCTACAAAGTGTCGTCGATGAACTGGTCCGCCTTGAGCCCAAAGAAGTCATCTTTCCCTCTGGAATACAGGAGGCAATGACCTCCGCATTCCAATCTTTGCCTATCGCCCGTATCGTGCCTCGTGATGCCACGACGTTTGGCCTTGAGGAAAGCAAAACCATTCTCACAAGAATTTTCCAAGTCGATCGCATCGAAGACCTCCAGCTACATGGCCTTCATTCCGGACTTCAAGCTGCGGGCGGCCTTTTACACTACCTGGCTGACACTCAGCCCACGCTCGTGCATGCCCATATACGGCGTCCATGGATTCGACTCCTCGAACATGAAATGCAACTGGATCAGACCACCCTACGAAATTTAGAAGTTCTCAAGCCCGTATCCGAACAACGACAAAGCCCTACCTTACTCACGACATTGGACAAAACCAAAACTCCAATGGGCACAAGACTTTTACGGGAGTGGATCGTCCGTCCCCTGACCCAGGTCCCGGCCATACAACTACGCCAGGAAGCCGTGAAGGAATTGGTCCTTCATCTTGGGATTCGCATGACGATTCGTGAGCATCTGAAAACGGTACAAGACCTTGAACGACTGAATAGTCGGATTGTCCTGGAAGTGGCCAACCCTCGCGACCTCTTGAATCTCCATCGCTCCCTTGAAAATTTGCTCGTACTTCAACAACTCTTATCGTCTCTCACGTCTCCCATGCTACAAACCATCCATGAGGCGTGGGATCCCCTCCAGGATGTCTCTTCCTGGATTGGCGACACCATTATTTCCAATCCACCCCTTTCGGCAAAGGAAGGAGGCATTATTCAAGCAGGGGTGAATGCAGAACTCGATGAGTTGCGAGTTCTGGCAAAAGAAGGCACCAGGTTACTGGCCGAAATGGAAACTCGTGAACGTAACCGGACCGGCATCGACTCTCTCAAGGTGAAATTTAATCAGGTCTTTGGCTATTACATTGAAGTAACGAAAGCGAATTTATCGAGAGTCCCTGCCGATTACCACCGGAAACAAACCCTGGTCAATGCCGAACGGTTTACTACGAGTGAACTACAGGACCTCGAAGGTCGGCTCTCGAGCGCAGACCAAAAGATGAAAAATCTGGAAGGGCAGTTATTTGGTGAAATCCGTCGCCGTGTCGCATCTGCCACCATCAGAATCCAGGGAATGGCGCAGCAACTGGCCAGGCTGGATGTCCTGACAGGGTTAGCGGAGGCAGCTGCTGTCAACCGGTATCATCAGCCAACGGTCCATGAAGGCGGTACAATTCAGATCACGGATGGTCGACATCCGGTCATTGAGCATCTCCAACAGACTGAAGGATTTATCCCAAACGATACAATACTAGACCTGGACACAAACAGACTTCTATTAATAACCGGTCCAAATATGGCAGGGAAAAGCACTTACCTGCGGCAGGTTGCCCTTATTGTGCTGATGGCTCAAATGGGAAGCTTTGTGCCGGCTGAATCCGCCAGAATAGGAATCGTAGACCGGATTTTTACCAGAGTGGGTGCAGCAGACGACCTCAGCGCCGGCCAAAGTACATTCATGGTGGAAATGAGTGAAACAGCAAGAATTCTGGACACCGCGACTTCGCGAAGCTTATTGTTGCTGGATGAAGTTGGCAGAGGAACCAGCACCTATGACGGACTGAGTATCGCATGGGCATTGGCCGAATACATCTTAGACCGTGGACAACTCGGGGCACGAACCCTGTTTGCCACCCATTACCATGAAATGACTCAATTAGAGGCACTCCGGGAAGGAATCAGGAACTATACAGTCCTCGTCCAGGAGAAAGGGCAGGATGTGTTGTTCTTGAGAAAGATCGTCCAGGGAAAGGCCGATCGAAGCTACGGGATTCAGGTCGCCAAACTGGCAGGGATACCAAAACCGGTATTGGACCGTGCAAAAAATATTCTTGCTCAGCTTGAACAGGATACCTCGTCTGCAAATGTGTCAATCTGTGAGGAGTCCTTAGATTCCACTCATCTCGAACACCTCTCACCAAAACCACATGTTATACTGGATGAAGTTAAACAAATGGATCTTTTTTCGATGACTCCCCTTGAGGCCCTCAATAGACTCGCTGATTTCAAAGCCAGATTGAATGCGGGCGATATATAA